One window from the genome of Anomalospiza imberbis isolate Cuckoo-Finch-1a 21T00152 chromosome 13, ASM3175350v1, whole genome shotgun sequence encodes:
- the SAXO2 gene encoding stabilizer of axonemal microtubules 2 encodes MGPPRCICQICSCGCHRCCHRPTKIYDDGVQPSHKTEYLEKYPGYGNICPPKSCKPKPELQEDRARMDGTTTFKSDYLPYEIVTRPFQPQTEYRPKSGKIDLETIYQRDYNPHKVGPVTLARPRERKHTSNAKVDTIPTYRDHYRLWESQRTESCKVERDYEPPLERFGNPSTFQDDYIPRQPNPPPSCKPCDSKLPEGPFDGNTIHRTAYVVHELEPLFVRPREEYKPSDQPFEDLTTHQRDFKGMPGEQAKSCKPESRKHGSDDPFKGTTEFQDRYQPYLVTAPNFHKPREYVPPTDKMDLKSSHRLDYIKHNVAPRAPIKPAPGRKSTGPFQGKTTTKEDYQPWRVCPQGLIKKEEEIQKPTGKFASLTTFRSHYIPHQANPPPRFKPVHAVATGVPFKDETLYRTEYTPKKKEVCPGLNPDALGYVYVNTDSQGHRFYRQVSPERSGSNCSPVPEEVPAVS; translated from the exons ATGCCACCGCTGCTGCCATAGACCCACAAAGATTTATGATGATGGAGTGCAGCCGAGCCACAAAACGGAGTATTTGGAGAAGTACCCTGGCTATGGCAACATCTGCCCTCCCAAGAGCTGTAAGCCAAAACCAGAGCTCCAAGAGGATCGGGCGAGAATGGACGGCACCACAACGTTCAA ATCTGATTATTTACCGTATGAAATTGTTACGAGACCTTTTCAGCCACAAACAGAATATAGACCAAAGTCGGGGAAGATTGACCTGGAAACCATTTACCAGAGAGATTACAATCCCCATAAAGTAGGACCAGTGACATTAGCAAGGCCTCGAGAGAGGAAACACACTTCAAATGCAAAAGTGGATACCATCCCAACCTACCGAG ATCACTATAGGCTATGGGAAAGTCAAAGAACAGAATCCTGTAAGGTGGAGCGTGACTATGAGCCACCTTTGGAGAGGTTTGGAAATCCTTCCACGTTTCAAGATGATTACATCCCTAGGCAGCCCAACCCCCCCCCAAGCTGTAAACCTTGTGATAGCAAGCTGCCAGAGGGGCCTTTCGATGGCAACACCATCCATCGCACCGCGTACGTTGTCCATGAGCTGGAGCCCTTGTTCGTGAGGCCAAGGGAAGAGTACAAGCCAAGTGACCAGCCCTTTGAAGACCTCACAACCCACCAGAGAGATTTTAAAGGGATGCCTGGGGAACAAGCAAAAAGCTGCAAGCCTGAAAGTAGAAAACACGGATCTGATGATCCTTTTAAAGGAACCACTGAATTCCAGGATCGCTATCAGCCATATTTGGTCACCGCGCCCAATTTCCACAAACCAAGAGAGTACGTTCCACCCACAGACAAGATGGACCTCAAGTCCTCACACCGTCTTGATTACATTAAACACAATGttgctcccagagcccccatAAAACCAGCTCCTGGAAGAAAAAGCACTGGCCCTTTTCAAGGGAAGACTACTACAAAAGAAGACTATCAACCCTGGAGAGTGTGTCCACAAGGGCTTAttaagaaagaagaggaaattcAAAAGCCCACAGGAAAATTTGCTAGTTTAACTACATTCAGGTCCCATTACATACCACATCAGGCCAATCCACCTCCAAGGTTCAAACCTGTACACGCTGTAGCTACTGGCGTTCCTTTTAAAGATGAAACGTTGTATCGCACTGAATATACACCAAAGAAGAAAGAGGTCTGCCCAGGACTTAATCCAGATGCTCTGGGTTATGTCTATGTAAACACAGATTCTCAGGGTCACAGATTCTACCGCCAGGTGTCCCCAGAACGTTCTGGGTCAAACTGTAGTCCTGTTCCAGAGGAAGTACCTGCTGTGTCATAA